GCTCCATTTCATACACTAAAAAGTGCAACTCATACACCACTTCTGCATAACCCTCCATTACACCAGTTTGAACAAGGCAGCAGAGATGTCTAGTCAAACCCTCAGCAACTAGGGTGATAAGCCAATGGCATGTCAGAGCCTGTAGTCAGATCCACCCAGCCACATTAGCTATACCCTGCATTATAATATCATGGTGAAATTAGGTATAGTATTAGTATTGCCTGAAATGCAGGTGAGAAAGTGCTTTGTAAAAACTGGCGACCCTACTTATGATGGGTAACTGACCTGGTTCTGGTTGAGGTTGATCTCGATGGCCTGCAGCACAGCCACCTCTGCGGGTACAGCCTGGATGCGATTTTTGGACAGGTCCAGAACATCCAGGTGACGTAGTGTGCCCAGTCCCGTAGGAAACTCCTTCAAGCGGTTACCGGAGAGACCGAGGGTGCGCAACGCGCTCAGCTGTCCAACTGATGGCGGTATCCGCTGCAACTGGTTCCCATTCAGATGGAGGGTTTCAAGCTTCTTCAATTTACCAATTTCATCCGGGAGAGTTgctgagagtgagtgagtgagtgtgagagaaagagtgagagtgagatagagagagagagatgagagccATCCTGCCACAATAATGCAGCTGTAGTAGCATTCATATTGAAGCAAAAACACTGAGTGTCCACAGGGGACCGTGGCAAAGACAGCCAGATtatcaagataaaataaactGATGGTCCTCATCGAGTAAGACAATGTAATATTGTCAAAAACtataatgtgtgtttgtattataATGTATTAGGAATTACAGTAAATAATACCTACTGAATTTATTAGAGTTTAAGGTGAGACTCTTCAGCTGGAGAAAGCTGCCAATAAAGGCAGGCAGCACTTCAATCTTATTGTTGGACAGGTCAACTGTCCGGAGATTTCCAGTCAGCCTCTGGAGCTCCTCCGGGAACTGGAACACATCACAGTGATACTGTAGCCAAATGTCTAATTTAAAACTGTGATACTTAAACGGTAAGCAACAGATagcataaaaaaaggaatacacCAGCCAAATTGACAGTTCTCCCATTTTATGATTTGCAATGTTAAAAACAACTTTAATGGAAAAAAGGCAAGAAATAAGCCTTAAAAGATTAAATCGCTTACTCTTCTTGCCCCACTTCCCTTATTCAACAATGTTTGGAATGATCACATATGTCTTATTTTCTTATGTTATAGAGGGAGTGGTCTCCTAAACAGCCAATTAGCTGGCCAGGTAAGTTAGGTAGTGAATGCACACTTAATATGTATATAGTGTGGTCACGTATTGTACAAGCTACACCACAGCCTACACATCATATCATAAATTCTATATCATAAATTCCCCCAACACCTGCTCACTAGCTTCATACACGGCACAGTAAATAACACACCATTTATGGTTTATCTAGAGAAAAATCATTGGGCTAACTTTTGGTTAGAGATTTATACAAGAAAAGAAGAGCAGTGTTTCCcaaacaattaatttgttttggtgGCCCACCCAAATAGATTTCTTTGGCCAAAaagatttatttgtatttagtgTCTTATTTCTATAAGAAACACGCAATACTTctgatttcataattttttcttttaactttgAAAGTGACAGGCTACAGTCGACTCTCGTTTCACTGCGTGAGCtggccctcccccctccttcttaTAGGCGGTGTATGTAGAGCAGAGCAAGGAGGACAGCGCCTGAATGCGAACATAAGGACAGTCGTGCAAACCTATCTGTGTCAggtaacaatttttatttttttcagaatttgtaGAATTTACCTGTTTTTATGCATCGTTTCTTCAAAAGAACATGTCCTCTGCCCTAACCAAGACTGCAAAGCTATCATTATTTggattaatgttagctagcatttaGCGAGCATCAGCGTCGGCCCAGCTAACGTCATCTTAGATAACTAATGAAAATGTCAACTTTTCACTTTTGACAGAGATGAGTATAGAAAAAttattctaaaaaaatatatatatatttttttttttttttttttttaaaaggctggaggaggagagagactgCACCACAGGTCGTAGTAACAGTTATAGTAGGCTAACAGTTACGGTGAACAGTTAGGCCTACttactttaattgaaattgGTGAAATCCTTGAGTTTAGAAATGAGGGAATATTGAATCAGGTACCATTGGCTTTAAATCCCATAACTTATGttcagaatttgtgtgtgattatatTATCCTCCAAATCATTCTGATAGCATAAAGGTTTGTCAATAACTGAGACCATTACTGCAAAAACTTTCGTTTGGTTTCCTTTTTAATTCTGTTCATTCTCTGTCACCGGTACACTTTAATGCAAAAAGTTCGgtacagatttcattttcatatggaGACATAGcctaagtaaaaataaataagtaaataaataaataaataaaattgaacaaacacaaaacataaatgaagTGCCCGAACACTAAATGTGAACTCTGTCTGAGCAGCAAAGTACACCCAGCAGACGAATAGCCTATGTGGTTATTTGTTAATTACGTTGTGGGTCCAAATGTAGCTTCCTGTAAAACAACTAAGACagcgtttttctgttttttatttttactcatcATAAAGAAGCA
This window of the Anguilla anguilla isolate fAngAng1 chromosome 1, fAngAng1.pri, whole genome shotgun sequence genome carries:
- the lrrc57 gene encoding leucine-rich repeat-containing protein 57, encoding MGNSALKAHLETSQKTGVFQLTGKGLPEFPEELQRLTGNLRTVDLSNNKIEVLPAFIGSFLQLKSLTLNSNKFTTLPDEIGKLKKLETLHLNGNQLQRIPPSVGQLSALRTLGLSGNRLKEFPTGLGTLRHLDVLDLSKNRIQAVPAEVAVLQAIEINLNQNQISAVSAEVSRCPRLKVLRLQENCLELSSIPVSILTESQVSLLSLEGNLFEVKNVRDMEGYEQYMERFTATKKKFT